The proteins below come from a single Poecilia reticulata strain Guanapo linkage group LG5, Guppy_female_1.0+MT, whole genome shotgun sequence genomic window:
- the LOC103465090 gene encoding transcription initiation factor TFIID subunit 4-like isoform X2, which translates to MDASTGSTDTKRGHEPGKPLVVGDGISFPSNQPGKVSSYPVQTFNGSQTMNFHNSGSVAPLEGAKATSGTGNNNNSSSTVISAAAVSTGAVLSKGLTGVSLPPSSNSVIQTPLMNSDGVSVASQAAGPTVTLVRPPMQTAGSGTTLNGSSTASSAVAANALNQTGIGTQNPPVNNGQPVSTGSHIIKAEPPTTIIQSAPQPAAAAAAAAAPSSISAPRSLGMAAAGAPGITTQMLAPRLPQTSPGQPSVHNIQIPPGMVLVRSESGQLLVIPQQTLAQMQAQAQGGMVPRTTTPTNVSVAQAPGTTIISRQVSPGTIIRPGCPPPVSLAATTALHRAPILSSSVGATVPGLAPNTLTPTPGTTVTSVTVSKETMENVKKCKNFLSTLIKLASSGKQSTETAATVRELVKDLLEDKLEAEEFTSRLYKELNSSPQPYLVPFLKRSLPALRQLTPDSAAFIQQSQLPQPASVAVSSPSATCTTVVLGSPGPRLTTPGSRPQLQPTVSQGQATSLVLQPQQQRAMLRPQVTLPTAPMMALRNQTPGRIMVGQQQVQLKELQPAVQLRPEVTLVSRQVSAVALTQAQKNKLKEAGGTFKDDDDINDVASMAGVNLSEESANILATNSGLVGAVTHSCKDEAFLSYALLQRRMLEIGMKYGVTELGTEVVNYVSHATQHRLLNLLEKVSQVAQQKNINFKQEDDSYEQSSDVRAQLKYFEQLDQLEKQRKEEQEREILLKAAKSRARQEDPEQLRLKQKAKEMQQQELAQMRQREANLTALAAIGPRKKKKNLDSPSSSASAEGSGTGSSLTGAAGSSGSRLTRQRITRVNLRDLLFCLENERFTSRSHFLYKGFLK; encoded by the exons ATGGACGCATCGACAGGCAGCACCGACACCAAAAGGGGACACGAGCCGGGAAAACCACTTGTTGTCGGTGACGGTATAAGTTTCCCCTCTAACCAGCCGGGGAAAGTATCTTCATACCCTGTGCAGACTTTTAATGGGAGCCAAACTATGAACTTTCACAATTCAGGAAGCGTTGCCCCTCTGGAGGGGGCGAAAGCGACAAGTGGCACtggtaacaacaacaacagcagcagcactgtgATATCAGCAGCGGCTGTCAGCACCGGAGCAGTGCTGTCAAAAGGGCTGACCGGCGTATCATTGCCCCCCTCGTCAAACAGTGTCATTCAGACGCCGCTAATGAATTCGGACGGTGTTTCTGTTGCGAGCCAAGCAGCAGGACCCACGGTGACACTTGTCAGGCCGCCTATGCAAACAGCCGGGTCGGGCACAACTTTGAACGGCAGCAGTACCGCGAGTTCCGCCGTGGCTGCTAATGCATTGAATCAGACGGGTATTGGCACGCAAAATCCGCCGGTAAACAATGGGCAGCCCGTCAGCACAGGTTCGCACATCATTAAAGCAGAGCCGCCAACAACGATAATCCAGTCAGCACCGCAGcccgctgccgccgccgctgccgccgccgccccCAGCTCCATCAGTGCTCCCAGATCTCTTGGCATGGCAGCCGCAGGTGCTCCCGGGATCACGACCCAGATGCTGGCTCCCAGGCTCCCACAGACCTCTCCGGGACAGCCCAGTGTACACAACATCCAGATACCCCCGG GTATGGTGCTAGTGCGCAGCGAGAGCGGGCAGCTGTTGGTGATTCCTCAGCAGACTCTGGCCCAAATGCAAGCGCAGGCGCAGGGAGGCATGGTACCTCGGACCACCACGCCAACAAATGTGTCTGTGGCACAG gCTCCTGGAACTACAATCATCAGCCGACAAGTATCTCCGGGCACCATCATCCGACCAGGCTGTCCGCCCCCAGTATCACTCGCTGCAACCACTGCTCTTCACAGAGCGCCTATCCTGTCG AGCTCCGTAGGGGCCACAGTGCCAGGACTGGCCCCTAATACGCTCACTCCAACACCTGGGACCACGGTTACCTCTGTAACTGTGAGCAAA GAGACAATGGAGAATGTAAAGAAATGCAAGAACTTCCTGTCTACACTGATCAAGCTGGCATCCAGCGGGAAACAGTCCACAGAGACTGCAGCAACTGTGAGGGAGCTGGTCAAAGACCTGCTG GAAGACAAGCTGGAAGCTGAAGAGTTCACCAGCAGATTGTACAAAGAGCTTAACTCCTCACCCCAACCATACCTAGTGCCTTTCCTGAAG AGAAGCCTCCCGGCCTTGAGGCAGCTCACCCCAGACTCAGCAGCCTTCATCCAGCAGAGTCAGCTTCCTCAGCCGGCCTCGGTGGCCGTCTCCTCCCCCTCAGCCACCTGCACCACGGTGGTCCTGGGCAGCCCCGGCCCCCGCCTCACGACTCCAGGCAGCAGACCCCAACTTCAGCCAACAGTCAGTCAAGGACAGGCGACGTCACTG GTTCTCCAGCCTCAGCAGCAAAGAGCAATGCTGAGACCTCAGGTAACTTTACCCACAGCCCCCATGATGGCTCTGCGGAATCAAACCCCGGGTCGCATCATGGTGGGACAGCAGCAAGTGCAGCTGAAAGAGCTGCAGCCAG CGGTTCAACTGAGACCCGAGGTGACACTTGTTTCCAGGCAAGTCTCCGCCGTCGCCTTGACGCAGGCACAGAAGAACAAGCTGAAAGAAGCGGGTGGCACTTTCAA AGATGACGACGACATCAACGACGTGGCCTCCATGGCGGGAGTGAACCTATCAGAGGAGAGCGCTAACATCCTGGCAACTAACTCCGGACTCGTCGGCGCAGTGACGCATTCCTGCAAGGACGAGGCCTTCCTCTCTTACGCCTTGCTGCAGAGGAGAATGCTGGAGATCG GTATGAAGTATGGCGTCACGGAGCTTGGCACCGAGGTGGTGAATTACGTCTCCCACGCCACCCAGCATCGACTTCTGAACTTACTTGAAAAAGTCTCCCAAGTAGctcaacagaaaaacatcaacttcAAG CAGGAGGATGACAGCTATGAGCAGAGCAGCGACGTTCGGGCTCAGCTGAAGTACTTCGAGCAGCTCGACCAACTGGAGAAGCAGCGAAAGGAAGAGCAGGAGAGGGAGATCCTGCTGAAGGCAGCTAAG TCCCGAGCGCGGCAAGAGGATCCGGAGCAGCTGCGTCTGAAACAGAAGGCGAAAGAG atgcagcagcaggagctggcTCAGATGAGACAGAGGGAGGCCAACCTGACTGCTTTGGCAGCCATTGGGcccaggaagaagaagaagaacctgGATTCTCCATCCTCATCTGCTTCAGCTGAG GGGTCCGGAACAGGCTCGTCTTTAACCGGCGCCGCTGGTTCCTCGGGCTCCAGACTCACTCGACAGCGCATCACGCGTGTCAATCTCAGGGACCTGCTCTTCTGCCTGGAGAACGAGAGATTTACCAGTCGCTCTCATTTCCTCTACAAGGGCTTTCTCAAATAG
- the LOC103465087 gene encoding protein LSM14 homolog B-like isoform X1 — MSGCRYLFICCLLLRLFHKKKTFTANMSAGGGTPYIGSKISLVSKAQIRYEGILSSVDTERSTVALAKVKSFGTEDRHTERPVPPKDEIFQYIIFRGSDIKDITVSEPPKPHHGLPRDPAIVQSSMGPPSGYHPRWSPYREMMPTFNQLAAGSLLTEQYNAALGLMPGLHGTVRRAPTVEQAVQTVPLASAAQRRGKVPIPPQSRIPVRPSRGPPRDASRVEKENVPTSQASKPAAAKVQGQSTDDQKTRQKQGSRRPRTRSRGQLLAKNSQVTALEFEADFDFDTANAEFRDHLTQEAKAGEKLDSGEDQDSKHELQEETLAEKYYNKAKCFFDNISADPKPRRTTWAEEKKLNMETFGVPGRFLRGRAFRGRGRKAEGSTDRQTLAKIGSGRV; from the exons ATGTCTGGGTGTCgctatttattcatttgttgtttattgcttcgtttatttcataaaaaaaaaacgtttactGCAAATATGAGTGCCGGAGGTGGAACTCCTTATATTGGCAGTAAGATAAGTTTAGTTTCGAAGGCCCAGATTCGATATGAAGGCATACTGTCTTCTGTGGACACGGAGAGGTCCACCGTTGCTTTGGCCAAAG TTAAATCCTTTGGTACAGAGGACCGGCACACTGAGAGACCAGTGCCTCCAAAAGATGAGATTTTTCAATATATAATATTCAGAGGAAGTGATATCAAAGATATTACTGTGTCTGAACCCCCAAAACCACACCATGGGCTACCCCGAGATCCTGCCATTGTTCAG tcATCCATGGGCCCACCTTCTGGATACCACCCACGTTGGAGTCCATACAGAGAAATGATGCCCACCTTTAACCAACTGGCTGCTGGCTCTTTGTTGACTGAGCAGTACAATGCAGCGCTAGGCCTAA TGCCAGGACTTCATGGTACAGTCAGAAGAGCACCTACGGTGGAGCAGGCGGTTCAAACCGTGCCTTTGGCCTCAGCCGCACAGAGGAGGGGAAAGGTTCCAATCCCGCCGCAGAGCAGGATTCCTGTTCGTCCGTCCAGGGGCCCCCCACGAGATGCTTCGCGGGTTGAGAAGGAGAATGTTCCCACCA GTCAAGCATCAAAACCAGCTGCAGCAAAGGTACAAGGCCAAAGTACTGATGatcagaaaacaagacaaaaacaag GCAGTCGCAGGCCGAGGACCAGAAGCCGTGGCCAGCTCTTGGCGAAAAACTCTCAAGTCACAGCTTTGGAGTTTGAGGCAGATTTTGACTTTGATACTGCGAATGCTGAGTTTAGAGATCATCTGACACAGGAGGCTAAAG caGGTGAGAAACTGGACTCTGGGGAGGACCAGGACTCGAAGCATGAGCTACAGGAGGAAACTCTTGCAGAGAAGTATTATAACAAAGCTAAATGTTTCTTCGACAACATCTCAGCAGACCCTAAACCCAG GAGAACTACCTGGGCGGAGGAGAAGAAGCTGAACATGGAAACATTCGGAGTCCCTGGTCGCTTTCTGAGGGGGAGAGCATTCAGGGGACGTGGGCGCAAAGCAGAGGGCAGCACAGATCGGCAAACCCTCGCCAAGATTGGCAGCGGGAGGGTGTGA
- the LOC103465090 gene encoding transcription initiation factor TFIID subunit 4-like isoform X1 — MDASTGSTDTKRGHEPGKPLVVGDGISFPSNQPGKVSSYPVQTFNGSQTMNFHNSGSVAPLEGAKATSGTGNNNNSSSTVISAAAVSTGAVLSKGLTGVSLPPSSNSVIQTPLMNSDGVSVASQAAGPTVTLVRPPMQTAGSGTTLNGSSTASSAVAANALNQTGIGTQNPPVNNGQPVSTGSHIIKAEPPTTIIQSAPQPAAAAAAAAAPSSISAPRSLGMAAAGAPGITTQMLAPRLPQTSPGQPSVHNIQIPPGMVLVRSESGQLLVIPQQTLAQMQAQAQGGMVPRTTTPTNVSVAQAPGTTIISRQVSPGTIIRPGCPPPVSLAATTALHRAPILSSSVGATVPGLAPNTLTPTPGTTVTSVTVSKETMENVKKCKNFLSTLIKLASSGKQSTETAATVRELVKDLLEDKLEAEEFTSRLYKELNSSPQPYLVPFLKRSLPALRQLTPDSAAFIQQSQLPQPASVAVSSPSATCTTVVLGSPGPRLTTPGSRPQLQPTVSQGQATSLVLQPQQQRAMLRPQVTLPTAPMMALRNQTPGRIMVGQQQVQLKELQPAVQLRPEVTLVSRQVSAVALTQAQKNKLKEAGGTFNRDDDDINDVASMAGVNLSEESANILATNSGLVGAVTHSCKDEAFLSYALLQRRMLEIGMKYGVTELGTEVVNYVSHATQHRLLNLLEKVSQVAQQKNINFKQEDDSYEQSSDVRAQLKYFEQLDQLEKQRKEEQEREILLKAAKSRARQEDPEQLRLKQKAKEMQQQELAQMRQREANLTALAAIGPRKKKKNLDSPSSSASAEGSGTGSSLTGAAGSSGSRLTRQRITRVNLRDLLFCLENERFTSRSHFLYKGFLK; from the exons ATGGACGCATCGACAGGCAGCACCGACACCAAAAGGGGACACGAGCCGGGAAAACCACTTGTTGTCGGTGACGGTATAAGTTTCCCCTCTAACCAGCCGGGGAAAGTATCTTCATACCCTGTGCAGACTTTTAATGGGAGCCAAACTATGAACTTTCACAATTCAGGAAGCGTTGCCCCTCTGGAGGGGGCGAAAGCGACAAGTGGCACtggtaacaacaacaacagcagcagcactgtgATATCAGCAGCGGCTGTCAGCACCGGAGCAGTGCTGTCAAAAGGGCTGACCGGCGTATCATTGCCCCCCTCGTCAAACAGTGTCATTCAGACGCCGCTAATGAATTCGGACGGTGTTTCTGTTGCGAGCCAAGCAGCAGGACCCACGGTGACACTTGTCAGGCCGCCTATGCAAACAGCCGGGTCGGGCACAACTTTGAACGGCAGCAGTACCGCGAGTTCCGCCGTGGCTGCTAATGCATTGAATCAGACGGGTATTGGCACGCAAAATCCGCCGGTAAACAATGGGCAGCCCGTCAGCACAGGTTCGCACATCATTAAAGCAGAGCCGCCAACAACGATAATCCAGTCAGCACCGCAGcccgctgccgccgccgctgccgccgccgccccCAGCTCCATCAGTGCTCCCAGATCTCTTGGCATGGCAGCCGCAGGTGCTCCCGGGATCACGACCCAGATGCTGGCTCCCAGGCTCCCACAGACCTCTCCGGGACAGCCCAGTGTACACAACATCCAGATACCCCCGG GTATGGTGCTAGTGCGCAGCGAGAGCGGGCAGCTGTTGGTGATTCCTCAGCAGACTCTGGCCCAAATGCAAGCGCAGGCGCAGGGAGGCATGGTACCTCGGACCACCACGCCAACAAATGTGTCTGTGGCACAG gCTCCTGGAACTACAATCATCAGCCGACAAGTATCTCCGGGCACCATCATCCGACCAGGCTGTCCGCCCCCAGTATCACTCGCTGCAACCACTGCTCTTCACAGAGCGCCTATCCTGTCG AGCTCCGTAGGGGCCACAGTGCCAGGACTGGCCCCTAATACGCTCACTCCAACACCTGGGACCACGGTTACCTCTGTAACTGTGAGCAAA GAGACAATGGAGAATGTAAAGAAATGCAAGAACTTCCTGTCTACACTGATCAAGCTGGCATCCAGCGGGAAACAGTCCACAGAGACTGCAGCAACTGTGAGGGAGCTGGTCAAAGACCTGCTG GAAGACAAGCTGGAAGCTGAAGAGTTCACCAGCAGATTGTACAAAGAGCTTAACTCCTCACCCCAACCATACCTAGTGCCTTTCCTGAAG AGAAGCCTCCCGGCCTTGAGGCAGCTCACCCCAGACTCAGCAGCCTTCATCCAGCAGAGTCAGCTTCCTCAGCCGGCCTCGGTGGCCGTCTCCTCCCCCTCAGCCACCTGCACCACGGTGGTCCTGGGCAGCCCCGGCCCCCGCCTCACGACTCCAGGCAGCAGACCCCAACTTCAGCCAACAGTCAGTCAAGGACAGGCGACGTCACTG GTTCTCCAGCCTCAGCAGCAAAGAGCAATGCTGAGACCTCAGGTAACTTTACCCACAGCCCCCATGATGGCTCTGCGGAATCAAACCCCGGGTCGCATCATGGTGGGACAGCAGCAAGTGCAGCTGAAAGAGCTGCAGCCAG CGGTTCAACTGAGACCCGAGGTGACACTTGTTTCCAGGCAAGTCTCCGCCGTCGCCTTGACGCAGGCACAGAAGAACAAGCTGAAAGAAGCGGGTGGCACTTTCAA CAGAGATGACGACGACATCAACGACGTGGCCTCCATGGCGGGAGTGAACCTATCAGAGGAGAGCGCTAACATCCTGGCAACTAACTCCGGACTCGTCGGCGCAGTGACGCATTCCTGCAAGGACGAGGCCTTCCTCTCTTACGCCTTGCTGCAGAGGAGAATGCTGGAGATCG GTATGAAGTATGGCGTCACGGAGCTTGGCACCGAGGTGGTGAATTACGTCTCCCACGCCACCCAGCATCGACTTCTGAACTTACTTGAAAAAGTCTCCCAAGTAGctcaacagaaaaacatcaacttcAAG CAGGAGGATGACAGCTATGAGCAGAGCAGCGACGTTCGGGCTCAGCTGAAGTACTTCGAGCAGCTCGACCAACTGGAGAAGCAGCGAAAGGAAGAGCAGGAGAGGGAGATCCTGCTGAAGGCAGCTAAG TCCCGAGCGCGGCAAGAGGATCCGGAGCAGCTGCGTCTGAAACAGAAGGCGAAAGAG atgcagcagcaggagctggcTCAGATGAGACAGAGGGAGGCCAACCTGACTGCTTTGGCAGCCATTGGGcccaggaagaagaagaagaacctgGATTCTCCATCCTCATCTGCTTCAGCTGAG GGGTCCGGAACAGGCTCGTCTTTAACCGGCGCCGCTGGTTCCTCGGGCTCCAGACTCACTCGACAGCGCATCACGCGTGTCAATCTCAGGGACCTGCTCTTCTGCCTGGAGAACGAGAGATTTACCAGTCGCTCTCATTTCCTCTACAAGGGCTTTCTCAAATAG
- the LOC103465087 gene encoding protein LSM14 homolog B-like isoform X2 has product MSGCRYLFICCLLLRLFHKKKTFTANMSAGGGTPYIGSKISLVSKAQIRYEGILSSVDTERSTVALAKVKSFGTEDRHTERPVPPKDEIFQYIIFRGSDIKDITVSEPPKPHHGLPRDPAIVQSSMGPPSGYHPRWSPYREMMPTFNQLAAGSLLTEQYNAALGLMPGLHGTVRRAPTVEQAVQTVPLASAAQRRGKVPIPPQSRIPVRPSRGPPRDASRVEKENVPTSQASKPAAAKVQGQSTDDQKTRQKQGSRRPRTRSRGQLLAKNSQVTALEFEADFDFDTANAEFRDHLTQEAKGEKLDSGEDQDSKHELQEETLAEKYYNKAKCFFDNISADPKPRRTTWAEEKKLNMETFGVPGRFLRGRAFRGRGRKAEGSTDRQTLAKIGSGRV; this is encoded by the exons ATGTCTGGGTGTCgctatttattcatttgttgtttattgcttcgtttatttcataaaaaaaaaacgtttactGCAAATATGAGTGCCGGAGGTGGAACTCCTTATATTGGCAGTAAGATAAGTTTAGTTTCGAAGGCCCAGATTCGATATGAAGGCATACTGTCTTCTGTGGACACGGAGAGGTCCACCGTTGCTTTGGCCAAAG TTAAATCCTTTGGTACAGAGGACCGGCACACTGAGAGACCAGTGCCTCCAAAAGATGAGATTTTTCAATATATAATATTCAGAGGAAGTGATATCAAAGATATTACTGTGTCTGAACCCCCAAAACCACACCATGGGCTACCCCGAGATCCTGCCATTGTTCAG tcATCCATGGGCCCACCTTCTGGATACCACCCACGTTGGAGTCCATACAGAGAAATGATGCCCACCTTTAACCAACTGGCTGCTGGCTCTTTGTTGACTGAGCAGTACAATGCAGCGCTAGGCCTAA TGCCAGGACTTCATGGTACAGTCAGAAGAGCACCTACGGTGGAGCAGGCGGTTCAAACCGTGCCTTTGGCCTCAGCCGCACAGAGGAGGGGAAAGGTTCCAATCCCGCCGCAGAGCAGGATTCCTGTTCGTCCGTCCAGGGGCCCCCCACGAGATGCTTCGCGGGTTGAGAAGGAGAATGTTCCCACCA GTCAAGCATCAAAACCAGCTGCAGCAAAGGTACAAGGCCAAAGTACTGATGatcagaaaacaagacaaaaacaag GCAGTCGCAGGCCGAGGACCAGAAGCCGTGGCCAGCTCTTGGCGAAAAACTCTCAAGTCACAGCTTTGGAGTTTGAGGCAGATTTTGACTTTGATACTGCGAATGCTGAGTTTAGAGATCATCTGACACAGGAGGCTAAAG GTGAGAAACTGGACTCTGGGGAGGACCAGGACTCGAAGCATGAGCTACAGGAGGAAACTCTTGCAGAGAAGTATTATAACAAAGCTAAATGTTTCTTCGACAACATCTCAGCAGACCCTAAACCCAG GAGAACTACCTGGGCGGAGGAGAAGAAGCTGAACATGGAAACATTCGGAGTCCCTGGTCGCTTTCTGAGGGGGAGAGCATTCAGGGGACGTGGGCGCAAAGCAGAGGGCAGCACAGATCGGCAAACCCTCGCCAAGATTGGCAGCGGGAGGGTGTGA